A genomic segment from uncultured Alistipes sp. encodes:
- a CDS encoding lysophospholipid acyltransferase family protein, with protein MKHMDLNFMQRVGLEILWLCAYVFSVLPRWFKYYVVENLFYFLLCYCFRYRMSVVKKNLRNSFPEKDERELAAIRRRFYRTLAEIFVDTLDLAHLTPAKGRAALRVKGLEEHLKRVEGRDWIAMTAHYGCWEYCSFWGLYAPTQIVVAVYHPLRSRVMEALYQRLRNGDYATTVSMKESLRFYLRNREHGIRGKNLVMGLIADQNPPRRPDSHWFRFLNQDTIFFDGGEKLALRCHLPVYFVKMDRLSRGRYEMSFEPIYDGEEEVAEHEITERYVRLLESEIRRRPELWIWSHRRWKHKRDVSC; from the coding sequence ATGAAACACATGGACTTGAATTTCATGCAGCGGGTGGGGTTGGAGATACTCTGGCTCTGTGCGTATGTCTTTTCGGTGCTGCCCCGTTGGTTCAAGTATTACGTGGTGGAGAATCTGTTCTATTTTCTGCTCTGTTACTGCTTCCGGTACCGGATGTCGGTGGTGAAGAAGAACCTTCGGAATTCGTTTCCGGAGAAGGACGAGCGGGAGTTGGCAGCGATCCGGCGACGGTTCTACCGGACTTTGGCTGAGATTTTCGTGGATACGCTGGACCTGGCGCACCTGACCCCGGCGAAGGGCCGTGCGGCGCTGAGGGTGAAGGGGCTGGAGGAGCACTTGAAACGGGTCGAGGGCCGCGACTGGATCGCCATGACGGCGCATTACGGCTGTTGGGAATACTGTTCGTTCTGGGGCCTCTACGCGCCGACGCAGATTGTCGTGGCGGTCTACCATCCGTTGCGGAGCCGGGTGATGGAGGCTTTGTACCAGCGGTTGCGCAACGGGGACTACGCGACGACGGTTTCGATGAAGGAGAGTCTTCGGTTCTACCTGCGGAACCGGGAGCATGGGATCCGCGGCAAGAATCTTGTAATGGGGCTTATCGCGGACCAGAATCCTCCGCGGCGTCCCGACAGCCATTGGTTCCGGTTCCTGAATCAGGATACGATCTTTTTCGACGGCGGCGAAAAACTGGCCCTTCGGTGCCACCTCCCGGTCTATTTCGTGAAGATGGATCGGTTGTCGCGGGGCCGTTACGAGATGTCGTTCGAGCCGATCTACGACGGCGAGGAGGAGGTTGCGGAGCATGAAATTACGGAGCGTTACGTGCGGTTGCTGGAGTCGGAGATCCGGCGGCGGCCGGAGTTGTGGATCTGGTCGCACCGGCGTTGGAAACACAAGCGGGATGTCAGTTGCTAA
- a CDS encoding TIGR00341 family protein, with translation MKRKNNGTQDSTSRPPRSFGAWLGELREFMKDRFSLDDDKAQRDEVVANISRGVEFRGVNLWVLIFATLVASLGLNVDSAAVIIGAMLISPIMGPIMGVGLSLGINDFELLKKSLRNFMLMFIVAIITSTVYFFISPLSSNSSELLARTVPTTYDVLIALFGGLAGMVAQTRQDRTSTVIPGVAIATALIPPLCTAGFGLATGQMRFFFGAFYLFFINSVFIALATYLVVRFLRYEKKVFIDKARERAVKRLMMVITLVTFIPSVVIGFHMVRVSLFEATADKYVAQVFNYPHTRVIECSKHYARGQKFSRIELLLVGEPLGEEVIENARAQLDGYGLDRTELIVRQANTEDRIDVVSLQQSYQELLTEKNRRIEEMTSQLKRYRVTDVEVNDVSREMGALMENVEAVSLTKGITFDVSGAPRDTTLICVVTRKDASQPVDSETLKNWLRLRTKVGNVKLFVEP, from the coding sequence ATGAAACGGAAAAATAACGGAACGCAGGATTCCACCTCGCGGCCGCCCCGTTCGTTCGGGGCGTGGCTGGGGGAGTTGCGCGAATTCATGAAGGACCGTTTCAGCCTGGACGATGACAAGGCGCAGCGCGACGAGGTGGTTGCCAACATTTCGAGGGGGGTGGAGTTCCGGGGCGTGAACCTCTGGGTGCTGATCTTCGCGACGTTGGTTGCATCGCTGGGTCTGAACGTCGACTCTGCGGCGGTGATCATCGGCGCGATGCTCATCTCGCCGATCATGGGTCCGATCATGGGCGTGGGCCTGTCGCTGGGGATCAACGACTTCGAACTGTTGAAAAAATCGCTTCGGAACTTTATGCTGATGTTCATCGTGGCGATCATCACCTCGACGGTTTACTTTTTCATCTCGCCGCTGTCGTCGAACAGCAGCGAGTTGCTGGCGCGCACGGTCCCGACGACCTACGACGTGCTGATTGCGCTTTTCGGCGGACTGGCGGGCATGGTGGCGCAGACGCGCCAGGACCGCACCTCGACGGTTATTCCGGGCGTGGCCATCGCCACGGCGCTGATCCCGCCCCTGTGTACGGCGGGTTTCGGTCTGGCCACGGGTCAGATGCGTTTCTTCTTCGGGGCTTTTTACCTATTCTTCATCAATTCGGTTTTCATCGCCCTGGCCACCTACCTGGTTGTGCGGTTCCTGCGTTATGAGAAGAAGGTCTTCATCGACAAGGCCCGCGAGCGAGCGGTCAAGCGGCTGATGATGGTGATCACGCTCGTGACCTTCATTCCGAGCGTCGTGATCGGTTTTCACATGGTCCGGGTCTCTCTTTTTGAAGCCACGGCGGACAAATACGTGGCGCAGGTCTTCAACTACCCGCATACGCGGGTGATCGAGTGCAGCAAGCACTATGCCCGGGGACAGAAGTTCTCGCGGATCGAGTTGCTGCTGGTGGGTGAGCCGCTGGGCGAGGAGGTGATCGAGAATGCGCGGGCCCAGTTGGACGGTTACGGGCTGGATCGGACGGAACTGATTGTCCGGCAGGCCAATACGGAGGACCGGATCGACGTGGTGTCGCTGCAGCAGAGCTACCAGGAGCTGCTGACGGAGAAGAACCGGCGGATCGAGGAGATGACGTCGCAGTTGAAGCGCTACCGGGTTACGGACGTGGAGGTGAACGACGTTTCGCGGGAGATGGGTGCGTTGATGGAGAATGTGGAGGCGGTTTCGCTGACCAAGGGGATTACGTTCGACGTTTCGGGGGCTCCGCGCGATACGACGCTGATCTGCGTGGTGACGCGCAAGGATGCGTCGCAGCCTGTCGACAGCGAGACGTTGAAGAACTGGCTGCGGCTGCGGACGAAGGTCGGAAACGTGAAACTTTTCGTGGAACCTTGA
- a CDS encoding glycosyltransferase family 2 protein translates to MSVAKIVILNWNGVDHLRRFLPSVVAAAPAGVEVVVADNGSTDGSVAVLGSEFPTVRIVRLDRNYGFAGGYNRALRQVEADYYILLNSDVETPAGWLDPLLDTLERNPDVAVVSPKLISSEDRRLFEYAGAAGGYIDWLGYPFCRGRILRTVEEDRGQYDDARDLFWVSGAAFCCRADVFRALGGFDDDFFAHMEEIDLCWRMQLAGYRVRVVPESKVYHLGGGTLQTDSPSKVFYNHRNNLAMLYKCSSSGQRLLVSVLRPALDVLAALSYLVQGRADNFRAVFRAWRDFLKWHPLLAEKRRAIQSSRKAGVRHIYRGSILLRYFLGGRTFGRLM, encoded by the coding sequence ATGTCAGTTGCTAAGATCGTCATATTGAATTGGAACGGCGTGGACCACCTGCGTCGTTTTTTGCCGTCGGTAGTGGCGGCGGCACCGGCCGGGGTGGAGGTTGTCGTGGCCGACAACGGCTCGACGGACGGCTCGGTGGCGGTCCTGGGGTCGGAATTCCCCACGGTGCGGATCGTCCGCCTGGACCGCAACTACGGCTTTGCCGGGGGCTACAACCGGGCGCTGCGGCAGGTCGAGGCGGACTATTACATCCTGCTGAATTCCGACGTGGAGACCCCGGCGGGATGGCTGGATCCGCTGCTCGATACGCTGGAGCGGAATCCGGACGTGGCGGTGGTTTCGCCGAAACTGATCTCGTCGGAGGATCGCCGGTTGTTCGAATATGCGGGGGCCGCGGGCGGTTATATCGACTGGCTGGGCTACCCCTTCTGCCGGGGCCGGATCCTGCGCACGGTGGAGGAGGATCGGGGTCAGTACGACGACGCGCGGGACCTTTTCTGGGTGAGCGGTGCGGCGTTCTGTTGCCGGGCGGATGTGTTCCGGGCGCTGGGGGGCTTCGACGACGACTTCTTCGCCCACATGGAGGAGATCGACCTCTGCTGGCGGATGCAGCTGGCAGGCTACCGCGTGCGGGTGGTCCCCGAAAGCAAGGTTTATCATCTGGGCGGCGGGACGCTGCAGACCGATTCGCCCTCGAAGGTCTTCTATAACCACCGCAACAATCTGGCCATGCTGTATAAATGCTCCTCGTCGGGACAGCGGCTGCTGGTTTCGGTGCTGCGTCCGGCGCTGGACGTGCTGGCGGCGCTGTCGTACCTGGTACAGGGTCGTGCGGACAACTTCCGGGCGGTGTTCCGGGCCTGGCGTGACTTTCTCAAGTGGCATCCGTTGCTTGCGGAGAAACGGCGGGCGATCCAGTCTTCGCGCAAGGCCGGGGTCCGGCATATCTATCGCGGTTCGATCCTGCTGCGCTATTTTCTGGGCGGCCGGACCTTCGGGCGGTTGATGTAG